From a single Brassica oleracea var. oleracea cultivar TO1000 chromosome C5, BOL, whole genome shotgun sequence genomic region:
- the LOC106293886 gene encoding probable calcium-binding protein CML17, whose protein sequence is MSHKVSKKLDEEQINELREIFRSFDRNKDGSLTQLELGSLLRALGLKPSPDQFETLIDKADTKSNGLVEFPEFVSLVSPELLSEEKTRTPYTEEQLLRLFRIFDTDGNGFITAKELAHSMARLGHALTVAELTGMIKEADSDGDGRINFQEFSKAINSAAFDDLWG, encoded by the coding sequence ATGAGTCACAAAGTCTCCAAGAAGTTAGACGAAGAGCAAATCAATGAGCTCCGGGAGATTTTCCGTTCATTCGACCGGAACAAAGACGGAAGCTTAACACAGCTCGAGCTCGGATCACTTCTCCGAGCACTCGGGCTTAAACCGAGTCCAGACCAATTCGAGACACTGATCGACAAAGCTGACACTAAAAGTAATGGACTCGTGGAGTTCCCAGAGTTCGTGTCTTTGGTCTCGCCGGAGCTTCTTTCAGAAGAGAAAACGAGGACTCCTTACACGGAGGAGCAGCTTCTCCGGTTGTTCAGGATATTTGATACTGACGGTAATGGGTTTATCACTGCGAAGGAATTGGCTCATTCCATGGCTAGGCTTGGCCATGCCTTGACGGTGGCGGAATTAACAGGGATGATTAAGGAGGCTGATAGCGACGGAGACGGCCGGATTAATTTTCAGGAGTTCTCTAAGGCCATTAATTCTGCCGCATTTGACGATTTGTGGGGTTGA